A region of the Acidobacteriota bacterium genome:
AGAAGGCAGGCCTGGTCGTAGAGATTCCAGGCAGAAGAGGAGTGGTTGGAACCGAAAATCTCTTGCCGAATTTCGAGGCCACGTCGATACCACTGCAAGGCTTCGTCATACTCCCCCTTCTGGTAGTGATGAAACCCGAACAGCTCGAGGGTTCGGACTACACCCAGATGCTTGGATCCGTGAGCTTCCTTGGCGATCTGCAGTGCCCGGTCAAGATTTTCGCGGGCACCTTCCACATCACCACGGTTGGCCAGCAGCAACGCGTATGACCCCAGGGCCCAGAGGAGATCAGGATGTTCAGGTCCAAGCGTCCGCTCGCCGATGACGAGAGCGCGCTCGTATCGCTCTGCAGCTTGATCGAGGTTTCGCTGTCGTCGATCGATTTCTGCCAACTGGGTCAACGGAAAAATCAGATTGGGGTGATCGGGACCAAGAGCATCTTCCTGGATCTCGATGGCTCGCTCGAACAGGGCTCGCGCCTGATCAAGGCGAATAGTCTCCAGTTTGCATCGACCAAGCCCCGCGATTGTGCTGAGCGCCGACGATGTGCCAGGATACGGCGACCTTGTTCTTGGCGACTCCATGTCAACCACCGCCATATCCCTCGATCTCAACTTCCACCTGACACCAACGAGCGAGTACTTCGACTTTTATCTCGGTGGTGGAATTGCCGGCTTGGATTATGGCAGTCTCCGTTACACCGAACCAGACGGAGATTCCCTGAATCTCGATGTCGACAACGACCTCGGCTTTTCCGCAAAGGCCGGGCTCGGTATTGCGCTCGGCAAGAACAGCAATTGGGCGGCGTTCGGCGGCCTCCGTTACATCTGGACTGACCTCGATGTCACGCAGCCTGAGGATACGGACAACACCACCGCGACCTTCGACTTCGATACTTTTTCATTCTCGGTTGGCATCGCCTTCAGCTTTTGAAGCTCAGCCAGTTTCTGAACAGGGGAGCACGGGAGCAAGGCGTCGCCAACCGGCGGCGTCGCTCCTCTGCTCATTTGTCGCCCATTGGGAAAGCGTACCGTTTGGACGACTCCTGTGAGAAGCGCTTGGCCGAGTCGACGACACAGGTGCCACCCTTCGCATTGTCACCCGCACCCACCTGGTAGGTTGATGGTGCAGACAATGCGAAGAGTGGCACCCTGCACGCCGAGCCAAGATGTCACGAAGGGTTGCAACTACCCTTTCACAAAGGGATTGGAAGCACGCTCACGGCCGATGGTGGTTTCGGGGCCGTGACCGCAGATGACCCGGGTGTCATCGGGCAGGGTATAGAGCTGCTCACGGATCGATTGCTCGAGAACGGGGAATGAACCTCCCCAGAGATCGGTACGGCCGATCGAGCCGGAAAAGAGCACGTCGCCCACCACCACGAGCTCCTCATCGACACCCGATACGACGAAGCACACACCGCCCGGCGAGTGTCCCGGGGTGTGGCGAATCTCGAGCTCGAGACCACCGATGGACAGCGTCTGGCCATGCTCAAACCATAGGTCCGGGTCTGGTGGAGGATCGGCGTCGAGTCCGAACATCGTCGCCTGCATCGGCAGATTTCGATAGAGCTCTGTTTCATCGGGATGGAGCCCTACCGGCAGCCCGGGCTCGAGCAATGAGACCAGCTCCGCGGTTCCGCCGGCATGGTCGAGATGACCGTGGGTGTGGAGCACCATTTTCGGCTGCAGGCCCGACATGGCGATCCGATGGACGATTCTCTCCGCCTCTTCACCGGGATCGATGACGGCGAGCTCACCGGCATCGCCATCTCCGAGCAGCACGCAGTTAGCCTGGATCGGACCGACTGGAAACACTTCGAGAAAAAGTGACGCCATCGGGGCCCGAATCCGCTAGAAGACCCGCGACACGAGAAGCCCGATCAGGTCGGCCATCCTGGCTGCCGCCTTCGCGCCCTCTTCGAGCACCTCGGTATGGGTCAGGGGCCGGTCGACGAGCCCCGCCGCCGGGTTGGCGGCGAATGACAGAACCAGGACCCGCATCCCCATGTGGCGCGCTGCGATGACCTCGGGTACGGTCGACATGCCGACCACCGTGCCACCAGCGGCGCGCAGCATCTGAATCTCGGCCGGAGTCTCGAAAGAGGGACCGAGAAGTGCCACGTAAACACCCTCGTGAACCGGGAAACCGGTCTCCGCGGCAGCTGCGCGTGCGAGCTTTCGCAGTTCAGGATCATAGGCCTCGCTCATGTCGGGGAACTGCGGCCCGAACGCCGCACCCCACTCGCCCACCAGCGGGTTCGAGCCCTGCAGGTTGATGTGGTCGGTGACGACGACGATCGAACCGGGCTCGATTTCGGGTTCGAGAGACCCGGTGGCGTTGGTCGCGATCATCACTTCGGCCCCGAGAAGGCCCGCCAGCCGCACCGGGGCCACCACCTCCTCCGGGCTATAGCCCTGATAGAGGTGGAAGCGGCCGTTGAGAACCATCAGGCTCTCGTTTTCACGCCGCCATAGAGTCACGGTGTGGCGGTGGCCCATCAGGTCGTGGACATCGAACGGCAAGACCTCGGAGAGTTCGATTTCCTCGCCTGCCTGCCAGCCTGGGACCTCGAGCTCGAGGCCGGAACCCGCCACCAATACGCCCCGCACGCGACCGGGCACGTACCGGCTGCGGAACTCCTCGGCCAGATGTTTCACATCATCCGGAGTCAACCGCGAGTCCATGGCGAGAAGGCTAACACACCAAAAAATTTCGGATTTCGGATTTCGGAATTCGGATTTCCCACCCCTCCCCCCAGGTGTTCATCAGGAAGCCGTGCGGGGACGAAATTCGAAATCCGAAATTCGAAATCCGAAATGCGCGCCCGGTGACCCTGGTCGCTACCATGCGGCTGTCGGTTCTGGTAGGGTTGCGCCGGCAATGGCGCGGATTCGGTTGCGGTCACTGAAGCTCATCGGCTTCAAGTCCTTCCCTGACGACGTCGAACTCGTCTTCCCGGGAAAGGTCTCGGCGATCATCGGTCCGAACGGTTGTGGCAAATCGAATCTCGTGGACGCGATTCTGTGGGTCCTCGGCGAGCAGAGCCCGTCTCTCATGCGGCTCAAACAGATGGGCGACGTGGTCTTTTCCGGCGCCTCAGGCAGACCTCCTGCCGGCGCGGCCGAGGTGACCCTGGTCCTCGAATCCGACGACGGTCATTGGAAGGAAACCGACGGCCGCCTCGAGGTCCGGCGCCGAGTGTTTCGAAGTGGGCCTTCCGAGTACCGCCTCAACGGCAGAAACGTGAGGTTGAAGGACGTCTTCGACGAGCTGGCAGCGGTCGGTCTCGGCACGCGCGCCTACTCGATTATCGAGCAGGGCCGGGTCGGCCAGGTTCTGTCCGCACGCCCCATCGATCGCAGAACCCTGCTCGAGGAAGCCGCCGGAATCACTCGCTACAAGAAGAGGAAGCACGAGGCCGAGCTCAAGCTCGAGCACACCCGTCAGAATCTGCTCCGCCTCGACGACGTGATTGGCGAGGTCAAACGCAACCTGCGGCAGATCAAGCGACAGGCGAAGCAGGCGGAAAGGCACCAGAAGCTCGAGGCCGATCTCAAGGACCACCTGCGACGTCTTTTTACCATCGAAGCCCACATTCTCGATCGGCAACGCGGCAACATCCTCCAGCGACGTGCCCAGGCTCAGAACGAAGTGGCCGCCGCAGCCGCAGCCCTCGGAGGATCGGACGCTGATCTCGGTCGGGCCCGTGAAGAGCTCGAGTCGGCGCGGTCTGATACCGAAAAAGCTCGTGAAGAGGTGGCCACATTATTGGGCTCGAGAGAACGACTGGAAGCGTTTCTCGAACGCTCGGCTGATCTGCTCGACAACCTGCGTGCTTCCCTCGACCACACGCGCAATGAGACGGCTACCCTGAGGTCCAGTCGGGGCTCACTCGACAATCGAATCGCCGAGGCCCACCAGCGGATGGAGATCCTCCTCCGAGAGCTCGAAACCGTACGGGAAGGAGTCGCCAGCGCAGATGAGGCGTATAAGAAGGCCGATGACCTGCGAGTCGCAGCCGAACAGAGCGCCGCCCAGCAGCGACAGGATCTGTTGCGCACGATTTCCACCCTGACCGCCAGTCGAAACCGTCTCGGCGACCTCGAGCGGGAACATGATCGTCTCTCCTATGCATTGAGCCAACTCGGCCTCGATCGGAAACGCCTCGACGTGCGCCACGAAGAGCTAATTGGCTCGGTAAGGGAGGCGGCGGAGAAGAGTCGCGCGGCCGCGCTGGCCGCGGAACGACTCGCCTCCGAACGGCGCGAGCTGTCGAGCGAGCGGGCGCAACTTCGGGAGGCGGCGAGTACCGCCAAGCAGGAGGCGGAGTCGCTGGGGCACACTCTCTGGGAGCTGCGCCACAGGCTGCAGGGTGTGGAAAGGGAGATCGCTCGCCTCTCCGCTGCCGCCGATCAGCTCGCGAGCCTCGTGCCGGCCGATCAAATGGCCGGGCAACTCGGCGACTATCTCAATCCCCCATCGGAACTCGCCCCGGTGCTCGACAGGGTGTGGCGCGAATGGCTAGAGCTTCCGGTAATGAAGACTTCCGGATTGTCCTCCGACCAGATCGAAGCACTGGCCGATCTCGATGGACGGATACGCCTCATCGCCGCGTCGCCGGTGCCTCCGATCCGCGATCTGGCGGTTCCCGACGGGGCCGAAGACCTGCTTCTGAAGGCTGGTATCGAAACCGACCATCTCGGCTGGATCGCACGATCCTTGCCTCGCACCCTTCGTTGTGACGACGCGAAACGTGCATGCGAGATTGCGGATGAACTTCCGGACGCCATGATCATCTGCGGTGACGGGGTGGTTCGCAAGGGTAGGGTCCTCGAGCCGATGACCCGCGGCGATCGCCACCCGGGCGCCCTCCAGCTGCGAACTCTCGAGAAAGAGCTCACGCAGAAGATCAGCGATCTCAGCACGCACACAGATCAAATGGCGAATCGCCACCAAGAGGCAGCCACGCAACTCGAAGTGCAGGACAAGGAGCTGGCGTCTCTCGACAGCAAAGTGGTTGCTGCCGAACAGGAACGGGCCCGCACCGCAGCGATTGAAGAATCTTTGGTGCAAGAACTCGGCCGCGTTGAACGAGAGCTCGACTCGCTGGCTGCAGATGAAGAGAACAGCCGCGACAGGGCGGGAGAAAACGCGGAACGTCACGGCCGGTTGGAGGAGGAGGTCGCGAAGCTCGAGGAAAGGAGTGTCGAGCTCGAACAGGCGGTCGAGGAAGCGGCGAACCGCCTCGCTGGTCGTCGGGAAGAGACCTCGGAAGCCCTTCGAGCGCTGGATCGCCAACGGGCAGAGGAACGGCTGGCAACGGAACGGCTGGAGTCCGCACAGGCCGACGCCGCACGTCTCGAAGAGGAGGCCCACGACCTCGAGCACCGCGTCGGCGCACTGGACGCGGAGGCGGGACGGCTTCTCGACCAGCAGACAAGCACCGAAGAAGAGGTTGTCCGCTCCCGAACCCGACTGGTCGAGGAACAGGGCCTGTTGGCCGCCGCCCGCGAGCACGAGCGCCGTTTGGCCGAGAAGGTCGATGCGGTCAGCGACCGCGTTGGCAAGCTCGAAAAGGAGGTCCGTGTTCGGCGTGATTCTCACGACAGGGAGCGTGAAATCCTGCACGAGATCGAGGTCGAGCAGACCAGATCCGAGGCCGACTGGGAACGCCTGCGCGAGCACGCCGTGGAGGAAATAGGCCTCGCCATCGATACACTTCTCGAGATCGAGCCCGAGCCGGACGACGAGTCCGAAGCCCTGCGAACGGACATCGAAGGGCTACGCGCCAAAATCGAACGCCTCGGGCCGGTGAACCTCCTGGCCCTGAAGGAGCTCGACGAGCTCGAAGAACGTTCGCAGTTCCTCGGCAATCAACGCAAAGATCTCATCGAAGCCCTGAAGGCGCTGGACGAAACGATTCGTGAAATCGACGCCACCTGCACGGAGCGCTTCGTCGCCACTTTCGAACAGGTCAACACGGTCTTCGCCGAGACTTTCAGCACACTCTTCGGCGGCGGCACCGCACGCCTCGATCTGGTCGACGAGGACGACCCGCTGGAATCGGGAATCGACATCACCGCTCAGCCGCCAGGCAAAAAGAACCAGTCGGTGCAGCTGCTGTCGGGCGGTGAGAAGGCGCTGACCGCACTTTCCCTTCTGATCTCACTCTTCCGCATCAAGCCTTCGCCGTTCTGCATCCTCGACGAGGTCGACGCACCGCTCGATGATGCCAACGTGGAGCGTTTTTCCGATCTGGTGCAGGCAATGACCGACCACACGCAGTTCGTGCTGATCACCCATAACCGCCGCACTATGGCCCGCGCCGACCTGCTCTACGGCGTCACCATGGAGGAGCCGGGCGTGTCGAAGGTAGTTTCCGTCCGAGTCGAGGATTGATCCTTCGTATCTAGAAAATTCTCGATACGATCACACAACAAAACTTAATTGACCACTCTTAAATAATTTAGAAGAATCTTTCGCATT
Encoded here:
- a CDS encoding tetratricopeptide repeat protein, whose translation is MESPRTRSPYPGTSSALSTIAGLGRCKLETIRLDQARALFERAIEIQEDALGPDHPNLIFPLTQLAEIDRRQRNLDQAAERYERALVIGERTLGPEHPDLLWALGSYALLLANRGDVEGARENLDRALQIAKEAHGSKHLGVVRTLELFGFHHYQKGEYDEALQWYRRGLEIRQEIFGSNHSSSAWNLYDQACLL
- a CDS encoding outer membrane beta-barrel protein, which gives rise to MSTTAISLDLNFHLTPTSEYFDFYLGGGIAGLDYGSLRYTEPDGDSLNLDVDNDLGFSAKAGLGIALGKNSNWAAFGGLRYIWTDLDVTQPEDTDNTTATFDFDTFSFSVGIAFSF
- a CDS encoding MBL fold metallo-hydrolase encodes the protein MASLFLEVFPVGPIQANCVLLGDGDAGELAVIDPGEEAERIVHRIAMSGLQPKMVLHTHGHLDHAGGTAELVSLLEPGLPVGLHPDETELYRNLPMQATMFGLDADPPPDPDLWFEHGQTLSIGGLELEIRHTPGHSPGGVCFVVSGVDEELVVVGDVLFSGSIGRTDLWGGSFPVLEQSIREQLYTLPDDTRVICGHGPETTIGRERASNPFVKG
- a CDS encoding purine-nucleoside phosphorylase; the protein is MDSRLTPDDVKHLAEEFRSRYVPGRVRGVLVAGSGLELEVPGWQAGEEIELSEVLPFDVHDLMGHRHTVTLWRRENESLMVLNGRFHLYQGYSPEEVVAPVRLAGLLGAEVMIATNATGSLEPEIEPGSIVVVTDHINLQGSNPLVGEWGAAFGPQFPDMSEAYDPELRKLARAAAAETGFPVHEGVYVALLGPSFETPAEIQMLRAAGGTVVGMSTVPEVIAARHMGMRVLVLSFAANPAAGLVDRPLTHTEVLEEGAKAAARMADLIGLLVSRVF
- the smc gene encoding chromosome segregation protein SMC, with translation MARIRLRSLKLIGFKSFPDDVELVFPGKVSAIIGPNGCGKSNLVDAILWVLGEQSPSLMRLKQMGDVVFSGASGRPPAGAAEVTLVLESDDGHWKETDGRLEVRRRVFRSGPSEYRLNGRNVRLKDVFDELAAVGLGTRAYSIIEQGRVGQVLSARPIDRRTLLEEAAGITRYKKRKHEAELKLEHTRQNLLRLDDVIGEVKRNLRQIKRQAKQAERHQKLEADLKDHLRRLFTIEAHILDRQRGNILQRRAQAQNEVAAAAAALGGSDADLGRAREELESARSDTEKAREEVATLLGSRERLEAFLERSADLLDNLRASLDHTRNETATLRSSRGSLDNRIAEAHQRMEILLRELETVREGVASADEAYKKADDLRVAAEQSAAQQRQDLLRTISTLTASRNRLGDLEREHDRLSYALSQLGLDRKRLDVRHEELIGSVREAAEKSRAAALAAERLASERRELSSERAQLREAASTAKQEAESLGHTLWELRHRLQGVEREIARLSAAADQLASLVPADQMAGQLGDYLNPPSELAPVLDRVWREWLELPVMKTSGLSSDQIEALADLDGRIRLIAASPVPPIRDLAVPDGAEDLLLKAGIETDHLGWIARSLPRTLRCDDAKRACEIADELPDAMIICGDGVVRKGRVLEPMTRGDRHPGALQLRTLEKELTQKISDLSTHTDQMANRHQEAATQLEVQDKELASLDSKVVAAEQERARTAAIEESLVQELGRVERELDSLAADEENSRDRAGENAERHGRLEEEVAKLEERSVELEQAVEEAANRLAGRREETSEALRALDRQRAEERLATERLESAQADAARLEEEAHDLEHRVGALDAEAGRLLDQQTSTEEEVVRSRTRLVEEQGLLAAAREHERRLAEKVDAVSDRVGKLEKEVRVRRDSHDREREILHEIEVEQTRSEADWERLREHAVEEIGLAIDTLLEIEPEPDDESEALRTDIEGLRAKIERLGPVNLLALKELDELEERSQFLGNQRKDLIEALKALDETIREIDATCTERFVATFEQVNTVFAETFSTLFGGGTARLDLVDEDDPLESGIDITAQPPGKKNQSVQLLSGGEKALTALSLLISLFRIKPSPFCILDEVDAPLDDANVERFSDLVQAMTDHTQFVLITHNRRTMARADLLYGVTMEEPGVSKVVSVRVED